In the Methanothermobacter sp. K4 genome, TTGTTCTGCCCTGTATTATGACCTCATCCCCAACCTCAAGTGGCCTCCACAGCCTAACTTCAGCGGCCCCCGCCTTCCTGTAGTAGTTAACAACCTCCCCCACATCCTGCTTCACATAACGGGATATGTTACCGACACTACCTGTGTCTGGCTCAGAGAAGTACAAGCCTGTGCCAAAGCCCCTGTTAAATACACCCTCAAGTCTCTCAAGCCACCTGGGATCAAAACTCCACTCACCTGAAAGGTAGGTGTCAATGGCCTCCCGGTATACTGAGGTGACGGTTGCAACGTAATCCGCTGCCCTCCCACGGCCCTCTATCTTGAGGGAGTCGACACCGGCATCCAGGAGTTCAGGTATATGTTCAACCATACAGAGGTCCCTTGGACTCAGGATGTAACTCCTTATATCACCCCCACGGGTCACCTCAAGGTCGAAGTCTCCATCCTCAGATACCAGCCTCCACCTCTTCCTGCAGGGCTGAAGGCAGTCCCCACAGTTGGCGCTTCTACCATAAAGGTACGAGCTGAGGTAGCATCTACCAGATATTGCTGTGCAGAGGGCCCCATGTACAAAAACCTCGATTTCAATGGGGGAATCTGCTGCAATACTGGCGATTTCACGAAGGGAAAGCTCCCTGGATAGTATGGCCCTCGTGGCACCCATATCCCCCAGTATCCTGAGCGTCCTCGTATTTGTAACATTCGCCTGTACACTGACATGGACTTCCAGGCCGCATTCAGATGCAAGTTCCACAGCTGCAAGGTCAGAGGCTATCACCGCATCAGCACCTGCAGAGTAAATCTCAGGAAATAATTTTCCGAGTCTCTCAATATTAGAGTCCCTGAGGGCCGTGTTTGTGCATACATAGAGTCCTGCATCGTAACTGTGGGCTATCTCCGCTGCCTCAGCGATTTCACTGATGCCAAAGTTACCTGCCCTTGCCCTCATGTTACAGCCCTCAAGGCCCACGTAAACCGCATCAGCACCTGACTTAAGGGCTGCCATCAGTGATGGAAAGTCACCTGCTGGTGATAGGAGCTCCGGCATTTAAATCACGTTGAAAAATTTATTGAAACAAGAAACAGTGAAATCAGACATTCCGCTCACATTAAAAATTTTTTTATACCGGAACTAGAGGCAGGACCTCAGTGCCTCATATTCCTCTATATCTGAGGGAAGAGGTGTCGGGTAGTCCCCGTCCAGGCACCCTGTGCAGAGGAAACCCTTCTTGATACCTATGGATTCAACGAGTGACTCGATACTCAGATAACCCAGAGAGTCAACCCCTATTATCTTTCTTATCTCCTCAACATCCCTGCTTGATGCTATAAGCTCCTTCCGGGTTGCCATTGCTATACCATAGTAGCAGGGCGACTTTATGGGGGGGCATCCTATACGCAGGTGTATCTCCTCTGCCCCCGCATCCCTGATTATGTCAATGAGTGCCCTGGAGGTCGTGCCCCTCACTATGCTGTCATCGATGAGCACTATCCTCTTACCCTCAAGTTCTGACCTTATGGGGTTCATCTTGAGTTTAACCGCTGTTTCACGTTCCTCCTGTGTGGGCATTATGAATGTGCGGCCAACGTACCTGTTCTTTATGAGCCCCTCACCGTAGGGTATCCCTGATGCACGGGAGTATCCTATGGCAGCCGGGATGGAGGAGTCAGGTACCGGTACAACCACATCCGCATCGGCGGGGTGTTCACGGTATAGGGCCTCCCCTATACTGAGCCTGACCCTGTAGACGTTGCGACCGTCTATGACACTGTCAGGCCTTGCAAAGTAGACATACTCAAACATGCAGTGGGCCCTCCGGGTGTTGGGGGCGTTGGCAACCCAGTAGGACTTGCCCCTGTTAAGGTGCAGTATCTCTCCTGGCTGAACATCCCTCACATGCTCGGCCCCTATAACATCAAAGGCCACGGTTTCAGAGGCAACCATCTGGGTGTTTCCCTTCCTTGCAAATGCAAGGGGCTTTATACCAACAGGGTCCCTTATGACATAGAGGTCCCCATTGAAGAGGACAACAAGGGAGTAGGACCCGACAAGCTGCTCTGAAACCCTCTTTATTGCGCCTATCATGTTGGGTTTTTTTTCATATTCCCTGCTAAGAAGGTGGCATATAACCTCCGAATCCGTGGTTGATATGAATGAGTGGCCCTCATCTTCCAGTTCATCCCGCAGTTCCATTGAATTTATTATGTCACCGTTGTGGGCTATGGCGATTTTACCTCCCTGGAATTCACTCCAGAATGGCTGGGAATTCTCAATCCTGGATTCTCCTGTGGTTGAGTAACGAACATGGCCTATACCGACACTTCCACTGAGTTCATCCAGTTTCTCAGGGTTGAATACGTCACAGACAAGTCCCATGCCCCTGTGGGTCAGCATGTTGCTTCCGTTGAATGTTGAGATCCCTGCAGATTCCTGTCCCCTGTGCTGGAGGGCATAGAGTGCATAGTAGATCTGGGAGGCCACGCTGATGTTTTTATCCTGTGAGTAAATCCCTACAATACCACATTTGTCTCTCACTTCAGATTCTCCCAACAAGAAGGTTTTAAATTCCCGGGTCTAGGATGATTCATCATCGGTTTCAGTGAACACCAGGGCCGATTTAACTATTCTAAGCCACTCAACAGCATCCTCCCTTGATGGTGCCGCGATGAAGCCCTGGCCAAGGATTATGCCTTCAGGTTTGATGTGATCAGTTACAAAATAAATCTTCTCAGGGTCATCTGGTTCCTCTCCAAAGGTTTCGCTCCAGAGTTCCCCTATTGAGAAGGTTTCAAGTAGTTCCTTATCTTCAAGTTCAGAAAAACGAGTTTTGAGCCGGGAATAATCCTCTTCAAGGACCTTTAATTTCTCCTCAAGGCCCCTTATCTCCCCTTTGAGGGATTCTGCTTCCCTCTCACCATCCTCAACTTCAGCGAGGAGTTTAATATTTTCATCCCTGAGGGTACTGTTTTCGGCTATCAGTTCATTAAGCCTCTCCTGACACTCTTCAAGGCTTTCCTTCATGTTTCTCAGATTTTTAACACTGGAGAGTGTCTGGAGTCCGGCCCTTATGATGGCGTTTTCTATTTCCTCCCTTATGAGGTCAGGGTCGAGGTACTCGACGTCATGACCGTAGGGTAGTTTCATTCTCTCAATGTGCCCCACATGACCCTTAAGGGCTTCACGGAATTTATCAGCCAGTTCACGCCCTGTCTGGTCAACGTCAGTGGCTATGAGGACAATATCAGCCCCCTCAACAGCCCTCATGGCGATTTCAAGGCTTGTTGTTGGCACTATGGAGGATATGGTTATATGGTATTTGGCGCCGAGGGATACCCTCTGAAGTGCCCTTGAGACACTCTCAACGTCAGAGGCTCCCTCAACAATTATCCGCACATCAACAGGGCCCTTGTTATCCATTTATTTCAACCTTTGGCCTGTAATTTTTTTGTTCTGCCAGCTGTAGCGCCTTATACGGCGTGATTTTCCGAAGCCGCATGCTGCACATACCTTCTTACGCACATGGTATGAGTTCTTACCGCAGCGCCTGCACCTTATATGGAGATTCTTGTTACGCTTACCAAATGATGGAGTACCTTTCATGTTCTAATCCTCCTGAAAATCAGTTAAAACTTGTTAATTTAAATATATGCTTCCCTTATCCATATATAAATCAAAGCTGTATTCCCGGATCACCTATGGGGATATGTAGACTATGTTATCTCCACGTATAAGGACGGTTCCAAGTCTCCTTGTGACCTCCCCGTCCTCCAGTTCCTCTGCATCATTCAGCACGAGGTTCATATGGAGATCAAAGCTTTTTAAAACTCCCCTGAATTCCCTGTCACCCTTAAGTTTGATGATCACAGGGGAATTCAGTGAATTACCCAAAGCATCAAGTGGTCTCTGTACGTTAACTCTCTGTGAACTCACATCTATCACCTATCCTAGATTAAAATATGGTCAGATTATATTTAAATCTAACTAACAAGGCAGAATCTTCCAGTCAGATACTCCAGTTTTCTATTTTACTAGTATATAAGTTTTCTCACAACGATAATGGCATAAATCTTACTCTTTAAATAAAGGTGATTGCAGATTAGATGGTAAACTGGTTTAATGGATTAAACCATATAGTTATGTGAGGTTCTCATGAAAATTCCAGGGTGTGAATGTGAAGATCAAAAAGAGGTACCATATAAAGAAAAAGAAGTTGAAGGAGATTCTTGACCAGATAGGGGAATTCTCCCCGCTCATACCCAGAAAGGCCACGGTTGAAATAATAGAGACAGATGAAAACCACATAATCCTCGTCAATGGAGAGCCGCTCCTCATGTTCATGGATGAAAGGGTCGTTCCCACCCTGAGGGGAGCCATCCATATGAAGGACATAGAAAAGGGTTATGTGGTGGTTGATATGGGGGCCGTGAGGTTCCTTGCAAATGGGGCCGATGTGATGAGTCCAGGTATAGTTGATGCGGACCCTGAAATTGAGAGAGACGACATCGTCATCGTGGTGGACGAAAAACACCGCAAACCCCTTGCAGTGGGAATAAGCCTCATAAGCGGACCTGAAATGATAAAAAATGACTCTGGAAAGGCCATAAAAACCATCCACCACATTGGAGATGCAATATGGGACCTCGAGGTGTGAAGGATGGTTGAACTCAACCTTGATGCCGGTAACATAATCTCAGAGGATGTACACAGGGTGGGGATAATAGCACTGGGATCACACCTTGAGAACCATGGCCCGGCCCTCCCAATAGACACAGATGCCAAGATAGCATCCTATGTGGCCCTGGAGGCCTCCCTCAGAACAGGGGCAAAGTTTCTGGGGATAATTTACAGTGCAACCGAATTTCCATACGTTAAACACGGCATCCACATTGACAGGGATGAACTTCTGGAAAAAGATCTGAAACCAGTCCTTAGAAAGGCCAGGAAACGCCTGAACATCGACGCGGCTGTTATCGTAAATGGTCACGGGGGAAACCGGCTTGAGGACTGCATTGAGGATCTCATGGATGAACTTGACATGGAGATAATCTGGAATAACAGGATCATTGAGATCGAGGGTCCCCATGCAGGAAGCGGTGAACTTTCCGCTGGAATCATACTGGGTATGGCGGACCTCACGAGACTCGGGGAATGCAGACCAGAACTGTATCCTGAAATAGGAATGATAGGCCTCAGAGAGGCCAGAGAGGCAAGTAAGGGGATTGACAGGGCCGCGAGAATCTGTGAAAGGGAGGGTATAAACCCTGACCCTGTCCTTGGCCAGAGAATACTCGATGATGCCATTGAGAGTGTCGTATCCGATGTTAGGGAGCTCCTGGAGACGCTACCATAAATGGCTCCATAATTCCTAATGATGATCAATTTAACGGAAACCGCCCTGAGGGTACTTGAGGAGAGGTACCTTCTGAGGAACGAAAGGGGTGAGGTTGTAGAGACCCCTGAGGAGATGTTCAGGAGGGTTGCCCGGGCAGTTGCATCTGCAGATGAGATGTATGGTTCCAGCAGCCACAGGGCAGAGGAACTCTTCTATTCGGTTATGAGAAATCTTGAGTTCCTCCCAAATTCACCCACCCTCATGAATGCAGGTACACCCATAAATCAGCTCTCAGCATGTTTCGTCCTCCCTGTTGATGATTCAATTGAGAGCATATTCGAATCCCTCAGAAACATGGCAATAATCCACAAATCAGGTGGGGGCGTTGGATTCTCATTTTCCAGACTCAGACCACAGGGGGACACCGTTGCATCAACAATGGGTGTGGCTTCAGGTCCCGTGTCATTCATGAGAATATTCGACGTTGCAGTTGAGGTTATAAAGCAGGGTGGAAGGAGAAGGGGGGCCAATATGGGGGTGCTTCATGTCAGCCACCCGGACATATTCAGATTCATAGACGCCAAGACATCAGAGGGGCCCCTCAGAAACTTCAACCTCTCTGTTTCAGTCCCTGACAGTTTCATGGAAGATGGAATGGTTGACCTCATAAACCCGAGGACCGGTGAAACCGTTGACTCAGTACCATCCAGGGAGATATTCAAGAGGATTGTAAAGGCCGCATGGAGGTCAGGGGACCCTGGAATGATATTTGAGGACAGGATAAACCAGCACAACCCGACACCCTCCCTTGGAAGGATAGAGGCAACCAACCCGTGCATATCCTGTGACACCCTGATAATGACCTCGGAGGGTCCCCTCCCGGTAAATGAACTGGAGGGCAGAGCATTCATGGCGGTTGTCAATGGCTTGGAGTATCCCTGCATTTCGGGATTCTTTAAAACAGGGTACAGGGAGGTTTTCGAACTCAGAACCCGGGAAGGTTACAGTTTAAAGTTGACCCAGGATCACCCGGTGCTAGTAATGGATGATAAACCGGTATGGAAGGCTGCTGGCGACCTTGAAAGGGGGGATTTGCTTGTTATGGATTCAGGGGACAGTTTCCATTCAGAAGAAAAAGGGTTCTCCACTTTCCTGTGTCTTAAAGGTAAAGGTTATGAGGATGTCTATGACGCCAGTGTTGCAGGTGTAAATGCCTTCACCGCCAACGGGTTCATTGTCCACAACTGCGGTGAGCAGCCCCTCCTCCCCTATGAGTCATGTAACCTTGGGTCAATCAACCTGTCATTAATGGTTTCAGCTTCAGGTATGAACTGGGAAAGACTCAGAAGAACGGTTCATACGGCGGTGCACTTCCTTGACAATGTCATAGACGTCAACAGCTATCCTCTCCCGGAGGTCAGGGAGATGACACTCAGGACAAGGAAGATCGGCCTTGGTGTTATGGGCTTTGCGGATATGCTCATAAAACTGGGTGTGCCCTACAATTCAGGGGAGGCCCTCAGGGTGGCTGAGCGGGTCATGTCCTTCATAGAGGGTGAAGCGAGGAGGGCATCAGCGAATCTTGCAGCTGAAAGGGGGTCGTTTCCGGAATTTTCAGGGAGCAGGTGGGATGAAATGGGGTTCAGGGGGATGAGAAACGCCACACTGACAACCATTGCACCCACAGGTTCCCTCAGTATAATAGCGGGTACAAGCAGCGGTATAGAACCCCTCTTTGCGGTTTCATTCACCAGGAACATTCTGGGTAGAAAATTCACTGAAACCAATCCCCTGTTTGAAAGAATCGTCAGGGGGCAGCTGAAAAGGGATGCAGTTGAAATGATAATTTCGCGGGGCAGTCTGCAGGGGGTGCCGGGGGTTCCAGAGAAAATCAGGAGACTCTTTGTAACCGCCCATGAGATCGACCCCGTCTTCCATGTTAAGATGCAGGCCGCCTTCCAGCGCCATGTGGATAACGCCGTCTCCAAAACCGTTAATCTACCGCCTGATGCGTCCATACAGGACGCTGAGAGGGTGTTCAGGGCAGCATATGAACTGGGATGCAAGGGTATCACAATCTACAGGTATGGAAGCAAAATGAATGAGGTCCTGAGGTTTCCTGAATATGCAGGGTCATGCCGGGATATGACCTGCCCCAATTGATAGGGAGGAGTTCAAGGTGATAAAATGGACACCATATGACCTCGAATCCTCCATCATCTGATCTTTAAAGCGTCCCTTATAAATGTTTTATATCCAGACCTCCTGTGGAAGAATCAGAGTCGACCCCTCTCAATTCCCCTTATAAGCCTGGTTGATTCCCTTACAGTACCACTCCTTTTGAAAGCCCCTGCAATCCTCTTCACAGCCTCAAGCATTCTCACAACTGAATCAAGCCAGCTGAAGATGTCACCAGGATATGTCTGCACATGGTACCTTGAGAGTAAGTGTTTGCTTATATCTGCTGGGTCCCTCCCCCTCAGCCGCTCATTGATTATGTATGCTGACAGTTTTCTCTGAATGCAACCACAGAATGGCCTCTCGCTACATTCACACGACAAGAAATCCATCTGAATATTTAAGACAGCCTCCTGAAGCCTGGTATCCAGTTTAACAAGATTATCTCCGGTTGAAATTATATCCAGTGTTGAGTCAGCAAGTAGCCTTGTTGAGAAATTTGTGGCAAGGACCTGGCTGAGCCTTCTGTGGAGCCTGCTGGAGAGATAGGCGGACTGGAAGGGTTCAAGTTCAATGACTGTATCAATGACGCTACCTGAAAGGCTGGATCTTATGTACTCTGCCTCCTCAGGTCCTATGAATGACCTTGAAACAGCCACCCCATATTGAGTTGGGACCATTTTATCCCTCGATATCATCTCATATGCTTCAAGGATATCAAGAGCCTTGCCGGCATCCATAAACCATTCCTCATTTTCATTGTCTCCATTGAAGGCGCCTGAGGTTATATCTGCAAGTACCTGTTCGAGAATCTTCTCGTCTGTATAGTGAACTTCAACAGAATCCGGGCCACTTTCAAGGAGCTCGAGGGCCACAGATTCCTCGGAATCACCATCAAATTCCATGCCAATCTCTGCAAGAACATATACAACACCCCGGTCATGGTAGGATGGTCTGCCTGCACGTCCGAGCATCTGTGAAAACTCATTTGAGGTGAGCCACCGGTTACCCATGAGCAGCGTCTCAAATATAACCTGTGATGCCGGAAAATCCACTCCAGCGGCAAGTGCCGCTGTTGTGACAACCGCTGCGAGTTTCTGGGATGCGAAGGCCTTCTCTATTCGCTGCCTCTCAGCGTAGGATAAACCTGCATGGTAAGCGGCTGCACTGACCCTGTTCCTTGTAAGGTACTCTGCAATTAGCCTGGTTTTCCTCCTGGAGTTTGTGAATATTATCGTCTGTCCCTGGAACCCCTGCCTTGACTTCGAGGAGAACTCACGTCCTGCAAGCCTCAGTATGATGTTCTTCTTTTCCTCACCGCTCCTTGAGAATATAAGGTGTCTTTCAAGTGGCACGGGCCTTTTATCGTATTCAACCAGCTTCAGGCCAAAATCTGATGCTATTTCTGCTGAGTTTTTAACTGTTGCAGAGAGTGCTATGATCTGGGCATCCGGAAATAACCTTTTTATCCTCCATATCATGCCATTGAGCCTTGCCCCCCTCTCCTCATCCTCAAGGGTGTGTATCTCATCAACCACAACCACGCCCACATCACCGAGGATACCAGCCCTCCCTGACCTCAGGATATAGTCGATCCCCTCGTAGGTACCAACTATTATATCTGCATCAGCCACATCTGTATCAGGAATCCGCAGCTCACCCTTTGCCTTTATCCTGCTCATACCAACCTTTATGGCTGTTTTAAGTCCAAGTGTGGAGTATCTCTTCTTAAAGTCCCTGTACTTCTGGTTTGCAAGGGCAACGAGTGGTGTGAGGTAGATGAACCTTTCACCCTTCATTGCCCTGGGGATGCCTGCAAGTTCCCCTATAAGTGTCTTTCCACTTGCGGTTGCAGATACAACCATAAGACTAGCGCCCCCAAGGAGGCCCGCATCAACTGCGAGGACCTGCACTGGCCTCAGCACCCTGTTCCCCTCCCTTCTGAGTATTTGGACGAATCTCTCAGGGAGATTAAGCTTATCAATGGGCACTTTAGGGGTCCTTTCTGCTGTGGCTGTGACCATATCATAGAGTGTCAGTTCATGGTTCGCCAGTGGGTCGAACCTGGGTGACATCATCTCAAGGACCCTTTCAAGGCTTATACCTCTTCTGATCAGCCTCCTGAAGTTTCTGAATGCTGACTTATCCATGCCAGCCAGTTTGAGCTCCCTTCTTATTACCTCATCAACGCACCTTGAGCATATGATCTGGCCTTCATGTTTCGTTGATGCCCTTGAGCTCACAAGGGTCACATAGCCCTCATGGAGGCAGTGCTGGCATACCCTTGCATACCTGTATCTGATACCGTGATTCTCAAGCAGTTCTTCAAGTTCCCTGTCCCGCCCCGTTAGAAACACGGCCTGTTTCCTCAGGAGTTTTATGGCCTCTGATGGTTTTCTCAGTGTTTCCCTTTCATCCTTCTCCACTGTGAACCTTGCTATTCTGGGGCCAGAGGATGTTTTTTTGATTTTCAGCTTGCCCCAGTACCCTGGTTTTCTGCGGGTGTTAAGGGCACCCCTGGGACTTCCGGCGGGGATAAAATCAACTGATCTCTTCCTTCGATTCAGAACTATCATTATATCTCTCAAAAAAATAAGGTTCAGGAGCCTTCTTTCCTCTTCTTGAGGAGTTCAACTGCCAGCTCCCTCAGTTTGAACTTCTGGACCTTCCCGCTTGCGGTGAGCGGAAATTCATCAACAAAGAAAACATGTTTCGGGACCTTGTACCTTGCTATCCTCTGGATTGCATAGTCCCTGACATCCTCCTCAAGTATGTCTGCACCGTCCTCCCTGATCACAAAGGCACCGACTATTTCGCCGTACTTCTCATCGGGTATCCCCACAACCTGCACGTCCTTTATGCCTGGCATTGTGTGGAGGAATTCCTCGATCTCCCTTGGGTAGATGTTCTCGCCGCCCCGAATGATCATGTCCTTTATTCTTCCAACGATTGAGTAGTATCCGTCCTCATCCATCACCGCAAGGTCTCCGCTGTGGAGCCACCCATCCTCATCTATGGCCTCAGCTGTCATCTCAGGCATCTTGTAGTAGCCCTTCATGACGTTGTAGCCCCTGCAGCATATCTCGCCGGGTTCACCGGGACCCAGCTCCTCGCCGGTTTCAGGGTCCACTATCTTGACCTCGATGTGTGGTAGGGGTGTTCCAACGGTTTCGACCCGCTTCTCGATGGGGTCATCCACACTTGTCTGTGTGAAGACAGGGGACGCCTCGGTGAGGCCGTAGGCTATGGTTATCTCCTTCATGTTCATGTCATTCATGACGCGCTTCATTGCCTCTATGGGGCATGGTGATCCCGCCATGATTCCTGTCCTGAGGGATGAAAGGTCAAACATGTCAAACATGGGGTGTGTGAACTCTGCTATGAACATTGTCGGTACGCCGTAGAGTGCGGTGCACCTCTCCTTTTCCACCGCTGCAAGTACCAGGAGGGGGTCAAAGAGTTCTATCATGACAAGTGTCCCCCCGTGTGTAAGGATAGCCAGCACGCCCAGGACTATTCCAAAGCAGTGGAATAATGGTACCGGTAGACAAAGACGGTCCTCATCGGTGAATTTCTGTCTTTCGCCGATGTAGTAGCCGTTGTTGAGTATGTTCCTGTGGGTGAGCATTACCCCCTTGGGGAAACCAGTTGTTCCTGAGGTGTACTGCATGTTTATGACATCTGTGTTCTTGAGGGTTGACATAACACTGCGGAGTTCACTGTCAGGGACATGTTTACCCAGGAGCATCAGTTCATTGGTGTTGTACATCCCCCTGTGCTTCTGGGCCCCTATGTATATGACGCTTCTAAGTTCAGGGAACCTTTCACTCCTCAAATGTCCCCTCTCGTGGGTTTTGAGTTCAGGTACCAGTTCATAGAGTGTCTGTACGTAGTCAACGTCCCTGAAACCGTCTATGATAGCTATTGCCTTCATGTCAGACTGTTTCATGACATATTCAAGTTCATGGCTCCTGTAGGCAGTGTTCACCGTTACAAGAACCGCCCCTATCTTTGCTGTTGCAAAGAGGAATGTCAGCCAGTCGGGTACGTTGGTGGCCCAGATACCCACATGGTCACCCTTCTCTATCCCGATGGATAACAGGCCCTTTGCAAGGAGGTTGACCCTCTCATTGAACTCCCTGTAGGTGAACCTGAGATCCCTGTCAGGGTATACTATGAACTCCTTATCCGCGTACCTTTCAACCTGTTTCTCAAAGAATTCCCCTATTGTTTCCTCAGTGAAAACCATAAATCCACCCTTTGTATGTTAATCCTCTTCCACAAGGTGTTCTTCAAGCTGTGACCTTATATCCTGGGGTATTGGCTTTTTCTTCTGTTCAATGAAATCGTAGTGGACCAGGACAGCCTTCCCCTTTGCCTTTAGTTCCCCGTCCTGCCATGCCTCGTGGCCTATGGTGAAGGATGAGTTTCCTATGTGTGTTATGTAGCTTCTTATCTCCACGTCACTCCCATAGTACATCTGTGCAAGGAAGTCGAATTCCGTCCTTACAAGGATGAGTTTCCACTTCTCATAGCTGAGGTCAAGGTCCGGTGTGAACATCCTGAAGATGGGGTTTCTGCCCTTCTCGAACCAGACCGCCAGGACAGTATTGTTAACGTGTCTTAGACCATCTATATCCCCAAAGCGTGGTGTCACCGTGATTCTGAACATCCTATCAGCCACTAGAATGGTGTGTAGACAACCGCCAGTATCCTTGCATCACTGTCCCCTGCTGCGTGGAGGTGGTGGGGTACGACGGAGTCATAGTATATGCTGTCCCCCTCACCGAGTCTGTACTTCTCCTGTCCGTAGATGACCTCTATTTCACCCTCCAGGACGTATATGAACTCCTCGCCCTCATGGGATGATAGTTCAAAGTCATTGCTGTGTAATTCAACGTCGATTAGGAATGGCTCCATGTGCCTGTCGCTTTTGCCGGCGTCGAGGGAGTGGAAGTTGAGGTTACTTGTATCTGCCCTCCCCTCATAGCCTGAGAAGTGTATGACCCTCTGGGTTTTCCCCTTTCTAACTATAACCGGCTCATCCTGAACCCTGTCATCAAGGAGGGTGCCAAGCCTCACTCCAAGTGTCCTTGAGATCTTTATGAGGGGTGTGAGTGATGGTAGAATGTCTCCTTCCTCTATTTTCTCTATGAGTTCCCTATTAACCCCACTTCTTTCTGCAAGTTCATCCAGTGTCATGTTCTGGTTATCCCTGAGCTGTTTTATTCTTTCTCCCACAGTGTTTGCTGGCACGTGATCACCTTAAAATATGGTCATATGTATCTATTTCTAAAATTTCAGTTTAAAAAAATTGCTGTTTAAAAGTGTTCATGAACATAATCTGCCGGTGGATTACTGATCCTGGTTCTGGTCCCTGCTGGCCGGCACTGTCCTGTTTGTTCTGTTATCAGTATAGAATGTGACCTCTGTTTCATTGGTTGTGTTGTTGGTGACGTTCATTATGTGTTTCCTCAGGATTACTGGCTGGAAACCAGGGTTTCCCATGGTTTCTATCTTCTCATCGGAGGGAAGGATGTCTGTGGGGAATTCAACTGCAAAGGATGGTTTTATGAAGATACACACTGCGGATGAGAAGCCATACGCAATTAGAGCTATCATGAGAACTGCAAAGAGCCTTCCCTTTTTTGTTGAGTTCAATGAAACACCTCTTACCTTTTTTCTCATTTTTCTGATATTTTAATGTTGGCATGGAGGTCGGAAAGAGGTTACCGGCATCCTTATATAGTCTTGTTTATTATAATGGATATCAAAAAAGGAGTGTGATAATGAATGTTGAATTCTGGTGATACAGCCTGGATGCTAATATCAACTGCCCTGGTAATTCTGATGACTATACCTGGCGTTGCAATGTTCTATTCAGGTCTTACAAAAAGGGAAAATGTCCTCAATACAATTTTTCTATCATTTGTCTCCTTCGGAGTGGT is a window encoding:
- a CDS encoding ribonucleotide reductase N-terminal alpha domain-containing protein, whose product is MINLTETALRVLEERYLLRNERGEVVETPEEMFRRVARAVASADEMYGSSSHRAEELFYSVMRNLEFLPNSPTLMNAGTPINQLSACFVLPVDDSIESIFESLRNMAIIHKSGGGVGFSFSRLRPQGDTVASTMGVASGPVSFMRIFDVAVEVIKQGGRRRGANMGVLHVSHPDIFRFIDAKTSEGPLRNFNLSVSVPDSFMEDGMVDLINPRTGETVDSVPSREIFKRIVKAAWRSGDPGMIFEDRINQHNPTPSLGRIEATNPCISCDTLIMTSEGPLPVNELEGRAFMAVVNGLEYPCISGFFKTGYREVFELRTREGYSLKLTQDHPVLVMDDKPVWKAAGDLERGDLLVMDSGDSFHSEEKGFSTFLCLKGKGYEDVYDASVAGVNAFTANGFIVHNCGEQPLLPYESCNLGSINLSLMVSASGMNWERLRRTVHTAVHFLDNVIDVNSYPLPEVREMTLRTRKIGLGVMGFADMLIKLGVPYNSGEALRVAERVMSFIEGEARRASANLAAERGSFPEFSGSRWDEMGFRGMRNATLTTIAPTGSLSIIAGTSSGIEPLFAVSFTRNILGRKFTETNPLFERIVRGQLKRDAVEMIISRGSLQGVPGVPEKIRRLFVTAHEIDPVFHVKMQAAFQRHVDNAVSKTVNLPPDASIQDAERVFRAAYELGCKGITIYRYGSKMNEVLRFPEYAGSCRDMTCPN
- a CDS encoding DEAD/DEAH box helicase; the protein is MIVLNRRKRSVDFIPAGSPRGALNTRRKPGYWGKLKIKKTSSGPRIARFTVEKDERETLRKPSEAIKLLRKQAVFLTGRDRELEELLENHGIRYRYARVCQHCLHEGYVTLVSSRASTKHEGQIICSRCVDEVIRRELKLAGMDKSAFRNFRRLIRRGISLERVLEMMSPRFDPLANHELTLYDMVTATAERTPKVPIDKLNLPERFVQILRREGNRVLRPVQVLAVDAGLLGGASLMVVSATASGKTLIGELAGIPRAMKGERFIYLTPLVALANQKYRDFKKRYSTLGLKTAIKVGMSRIKAKGELRIPDTDVADADIIVGTYEGIDYILRSGRAGILGDVGVVVVDEIHTLEDEERGARLNGMIWRIKRLFPDAQIIALSATVKNSAEIASDFGLKLVEYDKRPVPLERHLIFSRSGEEKKNIILRLAGREFSSKSRQGFQGQTIIFTNSRRKTRLIAEYLTRNRVSAAAYHAGLSYAERQRIEKAFASQKLAAVVTTAALAAGVDFPASQVIFETLLMGNRWLTSNEFSQMLGRAGRPSYHDRGVVYVLAEIGMEFDGDSEESVALELLESGPDSVEVHYTDEKILEQVLADITSGAFNGDNENEEWFMDAGKALDILEAYEMISRDKMVPTQYGVAVSRSFIGPEEAEYIRSSLSGSVIDTVIELEPFQSAYLSSRLHRRLSQVLATNFSTRLLADSTLDIISTGDNLVKLDTRLQEAVLNIQMDFLSCECSERPFCGCIQRKLSAYIINERLRGRDPADISKHLLSRYHVQTYPGDIFSWLDSVVRMLEAVKRIAGAFKRSGTVRESTRLIRGIERGRL
- a CDS encoding AMP-binding protein — encoded protein: MVFTEETIGEFFEKQVERYADKEFIVYPDRDLRFTYREFNERVNLLAKGLLSIGIEKGDHVGIWATNVPDWLTFLFATAKIGAVLVTVNTAYRSHELEYVMKQSDMKAIAIIDGFRDVDYVQTLYELVPELKTHERGHLRSERFPELRSVIYIGAQKHRGMYNTNELMLLGKHVPDSELRSVMSTLKNTDVINMQYTSGTTGFPKGVMLTHRNILNNGYYIGERQKFTDEDRLCLPVPLFHCFGIVLGVLAILTHGGTLVMIELFDPLLVLAAVEKERCTALYGVPTMFIAEFTHPMFDMFDLSSLRTGIMAGSPCPIEAMKRVMNDMNMKEITIAYGLTEASPVFTQTSVDDPIEKRVETVGTPLPHIEVKIVDPETGEELGPGEPGEICCRGYNVMKGYYKMPEMTAEAIDEDGWLHSGDLAVMDEDGYYSIVGRIKDMIIRGGENIYPREIEEFLHTMPGIKDVQVVGIPDEKYGEIVGAFVIREDGADILEEDVRDYAIQRIARYKVPKHVFFVDEFPLTASGKVQKFKLRELAVELLKKRKEGS
- a CDS encoding thioesterase family protein, which produces MFRITVTPRFGDIDGLRHVNNTVLAVWFEKGRNPIFRMFTPDLDLSYEKWKLILVRTEFDFLAQMYYGSDVEIRSYITHIGNSSFTIGHEAWQDGELKAKGKAVLVHYDFIEQKKKPIPQDIRSQLEEHLVEED
- a CDS encoding XRE family transcriptional regulator, producing the protein MPANTVGERIKQLRDNQNMTLDELAERSGVNRELIEKIEEGDILPSLTPLIKISRTLGVRLGTLLDDRVQDEPVIVRKGKTQRVIHFSGYEGRADTSNLNFHSLDAGKSDRHMEPFLIDVELHSNDFELSSHEGEEFIYVLEGEIEVIYGQEKYRLGEGDSIYYDSVVPHHLHAAGDSDARILAVVYTPF